The Streptomyces sp. NBC_00670 genome window below encodes:
- a CDS encoding DUF6458 family protein gives MGLGGCIILIAVGAILTFATDWHMNGVNLDLVGLIFMIVGLIGVTTFSSIARRRRVMVPPTTTVVEEERHHHHHTGDGYSDGYGV, from the coding sequence ATGGGCCTGGGCGGATGCATCATCCTCATCGCCGTGGGGGCCATACTCACGTTCGCGACCGACTGGCACATGAACGGTGTCAACCTCGATCTCGTCGGACTCATCTTCATGATCGTCGGACTCATCGGGGTCACCACGTTCAGCAGCATCGCCAGGCGCCGCCGCGTCATGGTGCCGCCCACGACGACGGTCGTCGAGGAGGAACGGCACCACCACCATCACACCGGCGACGGCTACAGCGACGGGTACGGGGTCTGA
- a CDS encoding M18 family aminopeptidase: MRTSPRFDRGHTDDLMSFVTASPSPYHAVASAAERLEKAGFRQVAETDAWDAETPAASPAGTGGRYVLRGGALIAWYVPEGAAPHTPFRILGAHTDSPNLRVKPLPDSGAHGWRQVAVEIYGGPLMNSWLDRDLGLAGRVVLRDGSTRLVDVDRPLLRVPQLAIHLDRSVSSDGLQLDKQRHLQPVWGLGTDVRDGDLIAFLEHELELSAGEVTGWDLMTYPVEPPAYLGRDRELLASPRLDNLLSVHAGVAALTAAAASPENLTSIPVLAAFDHEETGSQSDTGADGPLLGSVLERSVLARGGSYEDRARALAATICLSSDVGHAVHPNYAERHDPTHHPRAGGGPILKVNANNRYATDGSGRAVFAAACERAGVPFQSFVSNNSMPCGTTIGPITAARHGIRTVDIGVAILSMHSAREMCAAADPYLLASALTAFLED, translated from the coding sequence ATGCGCACATCCCCCCGCTTCGACCGCGGCCACACCGACGACCTGATGTCCTTCGTGACGGCGAGCCCGTCGCCGTACCACGCGGTGGCGAGCGCCGCCGAGCGGCTGGAGAAGGCCGGATTCCGGCAGGTCGCCGAGACGGACGCCTGGGACGCGGAGACCCCGGCGGCGTCCCCCGCCGGCACCGGCGGCCGTTACGTGCTGCGCGGTGGCGCGCTGATCGCCTGGTACGTCCCCGAGGGCGCCGCCCCCCACACCCCCTTCCGCATCCTCGGCGCCCACACCGACTCCCCCAACCTGCGGGTCAAGCCGCTCCCCGACAGCGGCGCGCACGGCTGGCGGCAGGTCGCCGTCGAGATCTACGGCGGCCCGCTGATGAACTCCTGGCTCGACCGCGACCTGGGACTCGCCGGACGCGTCGTCCTGCGGGACGGCTCCACCCGCCTCGTCGACGTCGACCGGCCGCTGCTGCGCGTCCCCCAGCTCGCCATCCACCTGGACCGCTCCGTCAGCTCCGACGGCCTCCAGCTCGACAAGCAGCGCCACCTCCAGCCCGTGTGGGGGCTCGGCACCGACGTGCGCGACGGCGACCTGATCGCCTTCCTGGAGCACGAGCTGGAGCTCTCCGCCGGCGAGGTCACCGGCTGGGACCTGATGACGTATCCCGTGGAACCGCCCGCCTACCTCGGCCGCGACCGCGAACTGCTCGCCTCCCCCCGCCTGGACAACCTCCTCTCCGTGCACGCCGGCGTCGCCGCGCTGACCGCCGCCGCGGCCTCGCCGGAAAACCTCACCTCCATTCCCGTCCTCGCCGCCTTCGACCACGAGGAGACCGGCTCCCAGTCCGACACCGGCGCCGACGGACCGCTGCTCGGCTCCGTCCTGGAGCGCTCCGTGCTCGCCCGGGGCGGCTCCTACGAGGACCGGGCGCGCGCCCTGGCCGCGACGATCTGCCTCTCCTCCGACGTCGGCCACGCCGTCCACCCCAACTACGCCGAGCGGCACGACCCCACGCACCACCCCCGGGCCGGCGGCGGACCGATCCTCAAGGTCAACGCCAACAACCGCTACGCCACCGACGGTTCGGGGCGGGCCGTGTTCGCGGCGGCCTGCGAGAGGGCCGGCGTGCCCTTCCAGTCCTTCGTCTCGAACAACTCCATGCCGTGCGGCACGACCATCGGCCCCATCACCGCCGCCCGCCACGGCATCCGGACCGTGGACATCGGCGTCGCCATCCTCTCCATGCACAGCGCCCGCGAGATGTGCGCCGCCGCCGACCCGTACCTGCTGGCGAGCGCCCTGACGGCGTTTCTGGAGGACTGA
- a CDS encoding acyl-CoA dehydrogenase has protein sequence MGHYKPNLRDIEFNLFEVLGRDKLYGTGPFAEMDVDTARSILEELTRLAENELAESFADADRNPPVFDPETNTAPLPETFKKSYRAFMDSEYWRLGLPEEIGGTTAPPSLIWAYAELILGANPAIWMYSSGPAFARILFEEGTEQQKRLAKIAVDKQWGSTMVLTEPDAGSDVGAGRTRAVQQEDGSWHIEGVKRFITSGEHDMEENILHYVLARPEGAGPGTKGLSLFLVPKYLFDFETGELGERNGVYATNVEHKMGLKASNTCEMTFGDRHPAKGWLIGDKHDGIRQMFRIIEFARMMVGTKAISTLSTGYLNALEYAKERVQGPDLANFMDKTAPKVTITHHPDVRRSLMTQKAYAEGMRALVMYTASVQDTIAVKEAEGEDATAEHALNDLLLPIVKGYGSEKGYEQLAQSLQTFGGSGFLQEYPIEQYIRDAKIDTLYEGTTAIQGQDFFFRKIVRNQGAALNSLAGDIKKFLELGTGGEELAGAREHLAKAAVELESVVGLMLTDLAATEQDTRNIYKVGLNTTRLLLASGDVIVGYLLLKGAAVAVEKLETASSRDRAFYQGKIAAAKFFAANVLPGLTLARKLASGVDLDLMELDESAF, from the coding sequence ATGGGCCACTACAAGCCGAATCTCCGCGACATCGAGTTCAACCTCTTCGAGGTGCTCGGCCGCGACAAGCTGTACGGGACCGGCCCGTTCGCGGAGATGGACGTCGACACCGCCCGGAGCATCCTCGAGGAGCTGACCCGCCTCGCGGAGAACGAGCTCGCCGAGTCCTTCGCCGACGCCGACCGCAACCCCCCGGTCTTCGACCCGGAGACCAACACCGCGCCCCTGCCCGAGACGTTCAAGAAGAGCTACCGCGCCTTCATGGACTCCGAGTACTGGCGGCTCGGCCTGCCCGAGGAGATCGGCGGCACCACCGCCCCGCCGTCCCTGATCTGGGCCTACGCGGAGCTGATCCTGGGCGCCAACCCGGCGATCTGGATGTACTCCTCCGGCCCCGCCTTCGCCCGCATCCTCTTCGAGGAGGGCACCGAGCAGCAGAAGCGGCTCGCGAAGATCGCCGTCGACAAGCAGTGGGGCTCCACGATGGTCCTCACCGAGCCGGACGCCGGCTCGGACGTGGGCGCCGGCCGCACCAGGGCGGTCCAGCAGGAGGACGGCTCCTGGCACATCGAGGGCGTGAAGCGGTTCATCACCTCCGGCGAGCACGACATGGAGGAGAACATCCTCCACTACGTCCTCGCCCGCCCCGAGGGCGCCGGACCCGGCACCAAGGGCCTCTCCCTCTTCCTCGTCCCGAAGTACCTGTTCGACTTCGAGACCGGCGAGCTGGGCGAGCGCAACGGCGTCTACGCCACCAACGTCGAGCACAAGATGGGCCTGAAGGCCTCCAACACCTGCGAGATGACCTTCGGTGACCGCCACCCCGCCAAGGGCTGGCTGATCGGCGACAAGCACGACGGCATCCGCCAGATGTTCCGCATCATCGAGTTCGCCCGCATGATGGTCGGCACGAAGGCGATCTCCACGCTCTCCACCGGCTACCTCAACGCGCTGGAGTACGCCAAGGAGCGCGTGCAGGGTCCGGACCTCGCCAACTTCATGGACAAGACCGCGCCCAAGGTCACCATCACCCACCACCCCGACGTCCGCCGCTCGCTCATGACGCAGAAGGCGTACGCGGAGGGCATGCGCGCGCTGGTCATGTACACCGCCTCCGTGCAGGACACGATCGCGGTGAAGGAGGCCGAGGGCGAGGACGCCACCGCCGAGCACGCCCTGAACGACCTGCTCCTGCCGATCGTCAAGGGCTACGGCTCCGAGAAGGGCTACGAGCAGCTCGCCCAGTCGCTGCAGACCTTCGGCGGCTCCGGGTTCCTCCAGGAGTACCCGATCGAGCAGTACATCCGCGACGCCAAGATCGACACCCTGTACGAGGGCACCACCGCGATCCAGGGCCAGGACTTCTTCTTCCGGAAGATCGTCCGCAACCAGGGCGCGGCACTGAACTCGCTCGCCGGGGACATCAAGAAGTTCCTGGAGCTGGGCACCGGCGGCGAGGAGCTGGCGGGCGCCCGCGAGCACCTGGCCAAGGCCGCCGTCGAGCTGGAGTCGGTCGTCGGCCTGATGCTCACCGACCTCGCCGCCACCGAGCAGGACACCAGGAACATCTACAAGGTGGGCCTCAACACCACCCGCCTGCTGCTCGCCTCCGGTGACGTGATCGTCGGCTATCTGCTGCTCAAGGGGGCCGCGGTCGCCGTCGAGAAGCTGGAGACCGCCTCCTCCCGGGACCGGGCCTTCTACCAGGGCAAGATCGCGGCAGCGAAGTTCTTCGCGGCCAATGTCCTGCCCGGTCTGACCCTGGCCCGCAAGCTGGCCTCCGGCGTCGACCTGGACCTCATGGAGCTGGACGAGTCCGCTTTCTGA
- a CDS encoding SseB family protein: MYGYQNTGAQQYASPQDIPGQMPGGQMSGGQMPGGYGQTPPLYPEPSPPSLAEAVRAFTTGQVTAEDFQQIFATSKVYCPRGDNPGFLALHNTQQPVIPMFTSLKELRRYAGKESKYFVITGAEVIDLLPTGYGFVLDMEGEHRMVFDAKSVEQMVEFAMRRMYG; encoded by the coding sequence ATGTACGGCTACCAGAACACCGGTGCGCAGCAGTACGCCTCGCCGCAGGACATCCCCGGACAGATGCCGGGGGGCCAGATGTCCGGCGGGCAGATGCCCGGCGGCTACGGCCAGACGCCGCCGCTGTACCCCGAGCCGTCGCCGCCCTCGCTCGCCGAGGCGGTCCGCGCGTTCACCACCGGCCAGGTGACCGCCGAGGACTTCCAGCAGATCTTCGCCACCTCCAAGGTGTACTGCCCGCGCGGCGACAACCCCGGCTTCCTCGCGTTGCACAACACCCAGCAGCCCGTGATCCCGATGTTCACCTCGCTCAAGGAGCTGCGGCGGTACGCGGGCAAGGAGTCCAAGTACTTCGTGATCACCGGAGCCGAGGTGATCGACCTGCTGCCGACCGGGTACGGCTTCGTCCTCGACATGGAGGGGGAGCACCGGATGGTGTTCGACGCGAAGTCGGTCGAGCAGATGGTCGAGTTCGCGATGCGGCGGATGTATGGCTAG